TCCCCCGCCAGCTCCGCTCCGCACGCCGGAACAAAAAGATTGGAGTCCGGCAGGAAACCCGACGAGCTTTGGCGAATACTGTTCATAGCGGCGCCCTTGGCGGGAGCGCCCTCTCCTAAAGGCGGGAGCGAAGAGCCGGTCCCACGGCGGGGGCCGGCTCTTCGGCTTTTTTGTCAGCCGACCCCTCGGCGCCCGTCACCGTGTCGGCGAACCGGCCACATGTCGTGATTGGGCGACACGCGACCGCGCTGTTCGGGCGACTACCCGGTCACCGTGTCGGCGAACGGGCCACATGTCGTGATTGGGCGACACGCGTCCGGGAGGGGGGTGGGCGGGGCCGGGCAACGCGAACGCCCCCTCCGCCGTGGGGCGAAGGGGGCGTGGGTACTGGTCGGGCTAGTAGCTGGCCGTCCCGTTCACCGTGCTGCGCTCGGCGCGGGAGTCCAGCAGGAGGGGGATGACGTTCTTGGACTGCTGGGCCATCGGGAAGACGGCCTGGTCGCCGTCGACGGTCCAGTCGACCTCGTGCAGGCCGAGGACGCCGGTCAGCGTCCCGTGCACCCCCTCGGCCTTGGTCAGCGCGGAGGCCGGGATGCGGTATTCCTCGGCGCCGGGGTCGTCGAAGGTCTGGGGCTGCAACGACGCGAGGCTGGTGCTGGGGTGGGCCTCGTCCTGGCCGTCGAACCACACCGTCCCCTGGGCAGCGCCGTCCTCGGCACGGCGGACCGGGGCACCGGCGGTGATCGCCATGGACGCCTCACCCTTCTCGGAGAGGTGGCGGATCGCGGCGTCCATCACCACGCGCTGCGACGCGACGCGGCGGAACAGGTTGTTGGTGGCCTCCGACGGGTCGTGGGGGCGGGCGGAGACGGCCGACTCGACCAGGATGCCCATGGCGTTGCGCAGGCCCGTGGCGTTGCGGGCGATCCCGTCGTCCCAGTCGCCGGCGGTCTGGACACCGGTGGGCGCGCCGACGGGCGTCTGCAGCGGGCCGTAGTTGGGGCCAACCTTGGCCAGGCCGTACTCGTCGGCGGTGTAGCCAGCGGCCTCGCAGTCGGCCTTGATGTAGTCCAGGCAGAACTCCTTGGCGCCGGCCCGGACCTGCTCGTCGACGTTGAGGTTGCGGGGCCACAGGTAGAGGACGTCGTCGTCGTAGAGCACCGGCTGACCGGGGCCGTACTCGTGGTGGTCCACGATCATGTACGGACGCCACACGTTGCCTGCCTCGGCGTAGGCACGGGCCTCGCGCGTCCGCAGGTTCAGGTGGTCGCGGTTGATGTCGGTCACGCCGTTCTCGCGTGCGTTGCGCTGCCGACCACGGGGGTTGGCCGTCGGGGTGACGATGATGTTCACCTTCGACAGCAGCTCCAACAGCGTGGGGTCGGTGGTGAAGGCGAGGTCACGGATCAGCTCGATCCCGGCCTCGCGACCTGCCGGCTCGTTGCCGTGCTGGGAGCAGAGGATGTAGACCGTCGGCCGCGTGCCCGGCGTCGCGACGTCACCCGTGTGGTCGGTGCCGAAGGCGAACAGGTGCACCGGCAGGGTGCCCTCGCTCCCGTCGCGCCGTACGCAGTCGTCGAGGTCGGTCTGGCCGATGACGTCCATCGTGAACCGGTTCGGCGACTTCGGGCCGAGGATGGAGTCGAAGAAGTCGAGCTCGGCGGCGTGGCTGGTCCAGCCGGTCCGGCCCCCGGCCTCGAAGGGCGTCTGCGGGGCGGAGCCATCCTGGGCGAACGCAGGCGCGCTCAGCAGGGTGGGCAGGGAGAACGCGCCGGCGGCAGCCGCGCTGGAAGCGGCGCGGCCGAGGAACATGCGTCGGGAGAGCGACATCGGTCGGGTGACCTTTCGAGGAGCAGGAGGGGACGTCCTGCTCTGGGTTCGACGTCGCGACGTCGAACTCCTCCCCCGGACCGGTCGCTACGCGGTCAACGCCTCGACGACGTGGTCGATGGAGGCGAGCAGCTGCTCGACGTCGGCGGTGTCGACCGCGGGGAAGACGCCCAGGCGCAGCTGGTTGCGGCCGAGCTTGCGGTAGGCCTCGGTGTCGAGGATGCCGTTGGCCCGCAGGATGCTGGAGACCTGGGAGGCGTCGATGGCGTCGTCGAGGTCGACGGTGCAGACCACCGGCGAGCGGTCGGCCGGGTCGGCCACGAACGGGGTCGCCCAGTCGCGGTCCTCGGCCCAGCCGTAGACCAGGCCGGACTTCTCGCGGCAGTCCTCGGCGACGGCGGACAGGCCACCCTCACCCAGCAGCCACTCCACGGAGTCGGCGAGGAGGAACAGCGAGGACACGGCCGGCGTGTTGTAGGTCTGGTCCTTGGCGGAGTTGTCCAGCACGATCGACAGGTCCAGGGACGGCGGCGTCGGCCGACCCGTTGCACGGATGCCGCCGATGCGGGCCTGCGCCGCCGGCGACAGCAGGGCGACACACAGGCCGCCCTCGGCGCCGAAGGCCTTCTGGGGAGAGAAGTAGTAGGCGTCGACCTCGGTGGGGTCGAACTCGATCGCGCCGGCCCCGGAGGTGGCGTCGACCAGGACCAGGCCGTTTCCGGCCGGACGCGTGACCGGCATGGTCACGCCGGTCGAGGTCTCGTTGTGGGTCAACGCGTAGACGTCGACACCCTCGATCCGCTCCATCGTCGGGTGGGTGCCCACCTCGGACTCCACCGTGACGGGCGACTCCAGGTGCGGGGCGATCTCGGCGGACTTGGCGAACTTGGAGGAGAACTCGCCGAACACGGCGTGCGCCGAGCGCTGCTCGATCAGGCCGTAGCAGGCCGCGTCCCAGAAGAAGGTCGCCCCACCGTTGGTGACCGCGACCTCGTAGTCCTCGGGCAGGCCGAAGTACGCCTTCATCCCCGAGCGGATCCGCCCCACGATGTCCTTGACCGCAGGCTTGCGGTGCGAGGTGCCGAGGATGGTCGGGCCGGCCGCAGCGAGGCGGTCGACTGACTCCTGGCGCACCTTGGAGGGGCCGCAACCGAAGCGGCCGTCGGCGGGAAGCAGGTCGGCGGGAATGGTGATGTCGCTCATCGCCGTCAGGGTAGACGACGCCGGCAGCCCCACCCGACGGGCCAACGGTGCCAACCGGGCAGTGACGCCGGGCCACCCGGTCAGCTGTCGGGGATCTCCGCGAACCCGTCGGCGAGCGGCTGGCCGCACAGCGACGCCACCTGCTCGTGGACCGCGGCGGTGGCCTGCCGCCGGGACCGGGGCGAGTCGTCGGGCAGGTGGACGGCCTCGCCGAAGTGCACGCCCACGACGCCCCTGTGCGGGCGCTGCATCGACGGACGTGCCTGGCCGCGGGGCCAGACCTCCGCCATGCCGGTCATCCCGACGGGGACGATCGGCACGTCGGCTGCCGCAGCCATGCGCGCCATGCCGGACCGGAAGCGGTACAGCCGACCGTCCGTCGACCGGGTGCCCTCGGGGAAGATGCCGATCAGCGCCCCCGCCCGCAGCAACGTCACCGCGACGTCGAGGGCGCTGAGGTCGGCGCTGCCGCGCTCGACGGGGATCATGCCCATGGCGACGTTGTAGCGGCCCGACAGCCCCTCGGCGAGGGAGGCCTTGCCGAAGAAGCGCATCGGTCGCGGGCTGGCCGCGCCCATGGCGAAGTGGTCGAGGAAGGAGCGGTGGTTGGCGGCGAGCAGCGCCCCTCCCGAGGACGGCACCTGTCCCGTCCCGGTCACGGTGGCGCGCAGCCACCACAGCACGGTGGGGCCCATCACGGCATGGCTGATCCGCATGGGTGGGGTCGTCGGCCCGTCCCCTGCGACGCCTGCGCCCGGATCGGAGGGGGTCCGGCCCTCGGCGTCGGCCTGACTCACGCGAACAGGCCGCCGTCGACCTGCAGGACGGTGCCGTTGACGTAGGCAGCCTCGTCGCTGCACAGGAAGGCGATGGCGGCGGCGATCTCCTCGGCCTCGCCGAGCCGCCCGGCCGGGATCCGGTCCAGCATGTCCGCGGTGTCGACCTCGTCGGTCATGGCGGTGCTGATGAAGCCGGGGGCGACGGCGTTGACGGTGATGTTGCGCTTGCCGACCTCGCGGGCCAACGACTTGGTCAGCCCGACCAGGCCGGCCTTGGAGGCGGCGTAGTTGGCCTGGCCGGCGTTGCCGTGCAGCCCGACGACGCTGGTGACGTTGACGATGCGACCGAAGCGGGCGCGCAGCATCCGTCGCAGGACCGCGCGGGACAGCCGGAACGACGCGGTCAGGTTGACGTCGAGCACGCGCGCGAAGGCGTCGTCGTCCATGCCGAAGACCAGGCCGTCGGCGGTGATGCCGGCGTTGTTGACCAGCACGGCCACCCCACCGACGTCCTCGGCGGCCTCGGCGAGGGGCTCGACGGAGGTGGACAGGTCGGCCCGCACCGCCCGTGCGGCCACGCCGGCGTCCTCGCAGGCAGCCACCACAGCCGCTGCGCCGTCTGCGTCGCCGCCGAAGCCGACCAGGACGTTGCGGCCCTGGCGGGCCAGGGCGACGGCGGTTGCGGCGCCGATGCCCTTGGAGGCGCCGGTGACCAGCGCCCAGGTGCGGTCGTCGGTTGGCTGATCGGTCATCGGTCTACAGGTCCTCTGGCGTGGTGATGGCGATGCGGTCGATGCCGCGATCGATGCGCTTGATCATGGCGGTCAGCACGGCGGTGGCGCCGAGCTCGACGACCTGTTCGATGCCGGCGTCACGCATGGTCAGCACGCTCTCGCGCCAGCGGACGGGGCTGGTGACCTGATCACGCAGCAGGGTGGGCCATTCGGCCGCCGCGGTGTGGGGGGCCGCGTCGACGTTGGCGACGACGGGCACGGTGGCGTCGGCGAAGGGTGCGGCGTCCAGCGCCTCGCCCAACGGGCCGACGGCAGCAGCCATGTGCGGCGAGTGGTAGGCCGCGCCGACGGGGATGTCGCGCACCTTGCCCTTGCCCTCGGCCAGGATCGCTTTGACCGCTGCCAGCTGCTCGACCGTGCCGCTGACCGTGATCTGCCCGACGGCGTTGTCGTTGGCGACGTGCGCACCAGCCCGTTCACAGGCGGCCGTCACCTCCTCCACCTCGAAGCCGAGCGCGGCGATCATCGTGCCGGGCATGTCGTCGGCGGCGTCCTGGGTGGCGCGGGCCCGGACGTCGACCAGGCGCAGGGCGCTGGCGAAGTCGAGCACGTCGGCGGCGACGAGGGCGTCGTACTCCCCCAACGAGTGGCCGGCGACGAACGCTGGTCCGCTGCCGGGGGTGTTCGCCTGCCATGCCTCCAGCAGGACGATGTGGTGGACGAACAGCGCGACCTGGCAGTTCCGCGGCTCCCGCAGCTCCTCCGCGGGTGCGGCCAGCCCCAGCCGGGACACGTCGAGGCCGAGCACGTCGTCGGCCTCGGCCCAGCGTGCGAAGGACGGGTGGTCCTGCCAGGGCTCGGCCATGCCGGGTTGCTGGCTCCCCTGGCCGGGGAACACCAGCGCCATCGTGCTCATGCGGATCGTGCCTTTCTGTCCAGTGCGTCGGAGACGGCCGCGACGAGCCTGCCATAGGTGGTGACGTCTGCGGTATCGGCTTCGTCGAAGCGGATGTCGAAGGTGTCCTCGATGGCGACCTGCAGCTCGATGACCGACAGCGAGTCCAGCTGGAGGCCGTCCTGCAGTTCGACGTCGTCGTGGAGGGCGTTGGCCGGGACGCCGAACAGATCGTCGATGACCTGGGCGACGCTGGTGTGGATGGGGGATGACATCGTGGGGGGTTCTCCGTTACCGCGGGGGGGCCGGGTCGTGCAGCGCCCGTCGACCCTCGAGGGCCTCGGCGCGCAGGGCGGCCTTGTCGATCTTGCCGGTGGCGTTGCGTGGGAGGACGTCGACGGCGGTGACCCGCCGGGGCACGGCATGTCGACCGATGCCGTCGTCGACCAGCGCACGAAGCGCCATCACGTCCAGTTCGGAGCCGGACCGCATGACGACTGTTGCGAACACCGCCTCGTCGTGCAGGCCGTCGGGCACCCCGAAGACCGCGGCCTCGGCAACGTCGGGATGGCTGGCGAGCAGCTGCTCCACCTCGACGGAGAAGACGTTGGCGCCGCCCCGCATGATGACGTCCTTGGCGCGGTCGAGCAGCCGGACGGTTCCGTCGGGCCCGACCGTGCCGATGTCGCCGGTGCGCAGCCAGCCGTCCACGATGACGTGGTCGGTGACCTCGGCGTCGTCGGCGTAGCCGGGGGTGACGTTGGCGCCGCGGACCAGCAGCTCGCCCGGATCGCCATCGGTGCGGACCTCCACACCGGGGATCGGGCGGCCGACCGTGCCCGGCATCGGCGGGGCCGAGGGGTCGTACCGCAGGGCCGTGGCGGGGCCGTGGGTCTCCGAGAGCCCCCACACGTCCCACAGCCGCAGGTCCGGGAACCGCCGGGCCAGGGTCGACGCGGTCTCCTGCGGCATGGGCGCGCCGCCGTAGATGAGGGTGCGCCAGGTCGGGATCGCCGTGTCGCCGGACCGTGCGAGCAGGCCGAGCCAGGCCGGGACCGCGTCGACGTAGGTGATGTTGGCCGTCGCCATCGCACGAGCTGCCCGGTGGGGCGTGGTCTCGGCGGGGATGACGTTCACGCCACCGACCAGCGGCATCGTGGTGGTCTGCGCCGACAGCGGGCCGATGTAGTGCAACGGCAGGCAGACGAAGGACCGGTCGGTGCCGTCGAGGCCGAGAAGGTGCACGTAGGCCATCGCGGCGTGGATCAGTCCGCCGGTCGTGACCCTGCTCATCTTGGGCACGCCGGTCGTGCCCGAGGTGGCGATCAGCGCGAGGGTCTGGTCCGGATCGGCCTCCTCGAAGGACTCGGGGGCCGCGGTGCCGTCCAGGGTCCAGGCCCGGGCTGCCTCGACGACCGCGACATCGGTGCCGAACGCGGCCGTGCGCGCGGCCTCGATGTGATCGGGGTCGGCAACCACGACCTCGGGGCGGGCCCGGTCGAGCTGGTCGCGCCACGCCGACGGCGAGAGGCTGGTGTTGAGGGGCAGGACGGTGACCCCGGCCCGGCTGGCCACGTAGGGCAGGAGGAACAGCGGGAGGTCGTGTCCCATGGCCACCGCGATGGTCGCGCCCTCGTCGGCGACGGACCGAACCGCCGTCGCGGCGCTGTCGACGGCCGCGTGCAGCTCGGCGTAGGTCAGCGTCCCGGCCGGCGCCACGACGGCCTGGCGTCGCCCGAACCGTCGTGCTGCTCGCCGGAGGACCGCGTCGTGGCTTGCCGGGCGGCCCACGAAGGCCTGGACCGTCGTGCCCAGGTGGGCAAGCGGCTCGAGGGCTGGCGATGGCATCTAGCGGTCCCTCTCGTGGAGGTCGTGGGCTGCGCTGGTGACGACGAGCACGGCGTTGTGACCTCCGAACCCGAACGAGGAGGACATCGCTGCCCGCAGGACACCTTCCCGAGGGTGCCCGAGGACGAGGTCGACCATACAAGCGGGGTCCTGGTGGACGGTGTTGAGGGTGGCCGGGACGACCCCGTGGTGGAGCGCCTGCACGGTCACCACTGCCTCGATCGCACCGGCGGCCCCCATGAGGTGGCCGAAGGAGGACTTGGGCGCGGTGACCGCCGGACGGTGGTCGCCGAACACGGTGGCCATCGCGGTGGCCTCCGCCAGGTCGCCGACGGGAGTTGAGGTGGCGTGGGCGTTGACGTGGTCGATGTCGCCGGGCCCCAGGCCCGCGTCGGCCAGCGCCAGCCGCATGGCACGGACGGCACCCTCGCCGTCGGGAGCAGGGCTGCTGGGATCCAGCGCATCGTTGGAGGCGCCGTAGCCCGCCAACCAGGCGATCGGCGCAGCCCCTCGGGCCGTCGCGTGCTCGGCGGTCTCCAGGACCAGGACCGCCGCCCCCTCCCCCGCGACGAAGCCGTCCCGGTCGACGTCGAAGGGTCGGCTGGCAACCGCGGGGTCGTCGTTGCGTCGCGACATCGCCCCGGCTGCATCGAACCCGGCGAGCAGGAGCGGGTTGATGGCCGCCTCGGTCCCGCCGACGACGGCCACGTCGGCCCGGCCGGCGCGCAGCAGGTCCAGGCCGGTGCCGATCGCGTCAGCCGCGGAGGCACACGCCGAGACCACGGCGCTGGCCGGCCCACGCAGGCCATGGCGCATGGCGACCTGCCCGGCCGCCATGTTGAGGGGCATGGCGATGGACAGGTAGGGACGGACCCGGTCGGGCCCGTCGGCCAGGAGGCGCTGGTGCTGGGTCGTGATCTCGTCGATGCCCCCCGCCCCGGAGGCGATGACGACGGCCACACGGTCGGCGTCCACCCCCTCCACCGGGTGCCGCACCGCCTGTGGATCGGGCGTCAGCAGTCCGGCGTGGACCAGCGCCTCCTCCGCGGCGATCAACGCGTATCGGGCGAACGGGTCGGTCTGGCGCTGCAGCCGTCTCGGCAACCTGTCCGACAGGTCGCCGGGGACCTCACAGGCGAAGCGGACGCGATGCCCGCTGGCGTCGAACCGGGTGATCGGCGCCGCACACGAGCGCCCCGCGAGCAGTCCGTCCCACAACGCGTCGGTACCGACGCCGTGGGGGCTGACGGCGCCGAGACCGGTGATCGCGACGTGGGCTGGGCTCATGGTGCAGGCATGGGTGGAGGACGGATGGATTCGTCCTGCCATACTGGCGGGTCGCAGATGGTAACCACCGAGCACGCAACGCCCGCGCCGGTCGATAGTGCCGCTCCCCCGGCGATCGAGGTGACGGGCCTGGTGAAGGCCTACGACGACCGGCGTGTCGTCGATCAGGTCGACCTCGCCGTGCCCGTGGGGCAGGTCGTGGCGTTGCTGGGCCCCAACGGCGCCGGCAAGACCACGACCGTGGAGTGCATCGAGGGCTTCCGCCGTCCCGACGCCGGCACGGTGCGCGTCCTCGGGCTGGACCCCGTCCGCGACCGCAACACGCTGACGCCCAAGCTGGGCGTGATGCTGCAGGAGGGAGGGGTCTGGCAGGCGGCCACCCCCCGCGAGGTGCTGAGGCTCTTCGCCCGCCTGCACCCGGACCGCTGGAACCCCGACGACCTGATCGAACGCCTCGCCCTGGGCACCGTTGCGGGCTCGAAGTACCGCAACCTGTCGGGCGGCGAGAAGCAGCGGCTGAACCTGGCGCTCGCGCTGGTCGGCCGTCCCGAGGTGCTGATCCTCGACGAGCCGACGACGGGCATGGACCCCGAGGTCCGCCAGCAGACCTGGGAGCTGATCCGCGGGCTGCGCAACGAGGGCACGTCGGTGCTGCTGACCACCCACTTCATGCAGGAGGCCGAGGTGCTGGCCGACCAGGTCGCCATCATGGCGCGCGGCCGGATGCTGGCCGAGGACTCACCCGCCGGGCTGATCGCCACGCATGCACCGCCCGGCATCGTCGTCACCACGCCGGACCGGATCGACGCCGAGTCGCTGTCGGACCGCCTGGACGGCGCACTCGTGCTGGCCGACACCGCCGACCGCTGGCTGGTCGACGCCGGCGAACGGGATCCTCAGTCGTTGCTGGTCGGGATCACCACCTGGTTCGCCGACAACGGCCGCCACCTGACCTCGATCGCCACGGGCGGCGAGGGGCTGGAGGCCGCGTACCTGGAGCTGACGCGTCAGGCGTTCGGCGAGCCAGCGACGCTGCCGGACGGCGCGGGCGGCGGCATGCCCCTGGAGGCCCGCCGATGATGGGCGCGGTCAGCCGGTTGTCGGCCCAGACGGTGATGGAGCTGAAGCTGATGCTCCGCAACGCCGAGAACCTCATCGTCACCTTCGGCATCCCGACGGGGATGCTCATCTTCTTCTCCATCATCCGCGTGCTGCCGACCCCGGACGACACCGAGCCGGTGGCCTTCCTGGCCCCGGGCATCCTCGCGCTCAGCGTCATCGGCGCGGCGATGGTGTCGCTCGGCATCCAGACCGGATTCGAGCGGTTCTACCTCGTCCTCAAGCGGCTGGGTGCCACGCCGCTGCGCCGCTGGGAGCTGATCGCCAGCAAGGCGCTGGCGGTGCTGCTGACGGAGATCGCCCAGGTGGTCGTCGTGGTCGGCGTGGCCCTGGCGTTGGGCTGGCGTCCGCAGGTCGACCAGCTGGCGCTGGCGGTCCCGGCGCTGCTGCTGGGCACCTCGGCCTTCGTGGGGATCGGCCTGTCGATGGCCGGCCGGTTGCGCGCTGTGGCCACCCTGGCGGCGACCAACGCGCTGTTCCTCGTCTTGCTGGTGTCCTCGGGGATCATCTTCCCGCTGGACCGGCTGCCGGAGGTCATGCAGTTCGGCGCCCGCCTGCTGCCTGCCGCCCCGCTGACCGACTGGCTGCGTGCGGCCTTCGACGGCGCGCAGATCCCCGTCGCCTCGCTGATCGCCCTTCCCGCCTGGGCCGTCGGCGCCCCGATCCTGGCCTCCCGCATCTTCCGCTGGGAGTAGGCACTCCCTCGGCGCGAGGGCTTGGGCCGCCCCTCCAGCGCGAGGGCCCGGCCGGCCCTCCAGCGCGGGTGCTTGGCCGCCCTCCAGCGCGTGGGCTCGGCCGCCCTCCGGCGGCGTGTGCGTTCCCCTCCTCTGGGGTCAGCCGATCCCGCACGCCCTGACACCTCGTGCGCGATCCCACGCCGATGGGGGCGGGCATGCCGCACGAGCGTCGGGGGCGTGCGACATGGGCCGCACGGACAGGCGTGCATCGCGCACGCCGTCCGGGCCGACGGGGCGCCCGGACGGGGCCTGGAGGACGCTCCCCCGAGCTGATCCGGTCCTAGACGAACACGTCCGCGGCGAGGGCGAAGAACAGCAGGCCGAGGTAGGCGATGGAGAAGCGGAAGACCGCCATCGCGGGGCCGTGGACCTCCTCGTCCTCCTCGGCCCGCAGGCCGACTCGGTGCAGGCGGAGGGTCAGCTGGGCGAAGCGGATGCCCAGCAGCATCGCGATCACCATGTACAGCGGACCGGCGCCGGCGACGAGCCCGAGGGCCAGCGAGAAGCCGACCATGATGAAGGTGTAGCCAACGATCTGGCGGGTCGTCTCGAGCGTCCCAGCGACGACCGGCAACATCGGGAACGACGCGGCCGCGTAGTCCTCCTTGTACCGCAGGGCCAGAGCCCAGAAGTGCGGGGGCGTCCACAGGAACACGATGGCGAACATCAGCCACGGCACCAGCGACAGGTCGTTGGTGACGGCCGACCAGCCGGCGAGCACGGGAACACAGCCCGCCGCGCCGCCGATGACGATGTTCTGCACCGTCCGGGGCTTGAGGTAGGCGGTGTACACCAGCACGTAGAAGACGTTGGCGGCCAGCACCAGCAGGGCGGTCAGCAGGTTCGCCCACGTCCACAACATCCCGAAGGAGATGACCTGGAGGAGGGCGGAGAAGACGATCGCGGCTCGCGGCTCGATGCGGTGGTTGGGCATCGGACGGCGGCGCGTGCGGGCCATCAGCTTGTCGGCCTCGCGCTCGATGATGGAGTTGAACGCGTTGGCGCTGCAGGCTCCGAGCGTCCCGCCGACCAGCGTGACGAAGACCAGCCCGGCCGACGGCAGCCCATCGGCCGCGACGACCATGGCCGGCAGGGTCGTGACCAGCAGTAGCTCGACGATGCGGGGCTTGGTCAGCGCGACGTAGGCGCGGACGACGTCGCCGACGCTGGTGCCGGTGACCTCGGTGGTGGTGGAGGAGCTCACGCGGGGACCTCGACGAGGGTGTCGGTGGTGACGTCGACGGCGGACTGCTCGTCGGCGCGGCACAGGCTGATCAGGACCATGACCATGGCGGCAAGGATCCACGAGGCCACGGCCAGGTGTGGGATGACGGACAGGAACGACAGCGACGACCACAGGTTGGCGACGCCGAGCAGGACCTGGATGCCGGTCAACGACGCGGCGACGCGCGCCCAGGTCTGCGGCGCACCGCCGATCCCTGCACGACGCATGCGACCGGCCGTCGCCATGGCCAGGCCGGCGACGACGAAGCCGAGGTACCGGTGGACGACGTTGACGGCTTCCGGCTCCATGGTGATCGGTCCGATGGAGAACAGCCCGAGCGCGGGGTCGTTGACGAACGCCAGTCCGCCCATGACGCCGGTGAGGTGTCCTCCGACGAGGATCTGCAGCCACAGCACCCCGGTGACGACGGCGGCGAAGCGCCACATGCGCACGAGCCGCTCGGCGCGGGACGGCCTCCGCAGGGGCCCTTGGGATCGGGCGGCCACGTAGACGAGCAGGGCCATGGTGGCGGTCCCGAGGCCGAGGTGGGTGGTGACCAGCTCGACCTTCACGAGGTTCCACACCACAAGGGCGCCGAGGAGGGCCTGGATGTTGACGGCCACCGCGGCAGCGACGACGGGCCACAGCAGCCCCGGCGTCCGGCGATGGCGAGCCAGGACCCAGACGAGCAGCGCGGCGACCATCAGGCCGAGCACGCCGGCGACCAGCCGGTGGCTGTGCTCCAGCCACACGTTGAGCCCCGACACCGATCGACCGAGGCCGTCAACGGCGCTCACGTCGACGGGCGGCAGGAAGTCGCCGCCGCTGAAGCAGCCGGGCCACGTCGGACAGGCGAGTCCGGAATCGGTGGCACGGGTCGCACCGCCGATGGCGATCACCACGAGGGAGGTGATCGCGGCAACGACGGAGAGGCGGCGGAAGCCGGAAGAGGGCATGGCAGGCGTGTCAGGCACGATGAGGAAGCGTCCCCGGGTCGGGATGGCGGCCGGCGGAGGGGGCACGCGGGCCACGGGGGACGTCGGAGTTTACGCCCTCCGGGCGCGTCGGCCCCAACCCGTACTTGGTGGGTCGGACAACAAACCTCTGGGCTCGCGCGCGCGGGCCCACGAGTGGCCGAGGTGTCGGTCGCCCACCGGACCGGATAGCCTGCCCCATGTGACCGACAACGACTCCCTTGCCGTCAGCGCCATCCGTGCCCTGTCCATCGACGCCGTCGAGCGGGCCAACTCCGGGCATCCCGGTGCCCCGATGGGCCTTGCGCCGCTGACCCACACGCTGTTCACGAAGCACCTGGTGCACAACCCCAGCAACCCGAACTGGATCGACCGCGACCGGTTCGTGCTGTCCTGTGGCCACGCATCCATGCTGCTGTACTCCACGCTGCACCTCACCGGGTACGACGTGTCGATGGAGGACATCAAGAACTTCCGGCAGCTGGAGTCGCGGACACCGGGTCACCCCGAGTCCTTCGCCACGCCCGGCGTCGAGACGACCACGGGTCCCCTGGGTCAGGGCCTGGCCAACGGCGTTGGCTTCGCGCTGGCCGAGAAGATGCTGGCCGCCCGGTTCAACACCGAGGACACCACCATCGTCGACCACCGCACCTGGGTGCTGGCCTCCGACGGTGACCTCATGGAGGGCGTCGCCGCCGAGGCCTGCTCGCTGGCCGGCCACCTCGGCCTGGACAAGCTGATCGTCTTCTGGGACGACAACGAGATCACCCTCGACGGGCCGGCCTCCTGGTCGTTCTCCACCGAGGACGTCGTCAAGCGCTTCGACGCCTACGGCTGGCGCACGCTCGAGGTCGACGACGGCAACGACCTCGGCGCGCTGGACAAGGTGATGGAGGAGGCCAAGCAGTCCGACGGCCGCCCCACGCTCGTCCGCGTCCGCACCACCATCGGCTACGGCGCCCCCACCAAGGCCGGCACCGCCAAGGCCCACGGCTCCCCCCTGGGCGCGGAGGAGGCTGCGGCCGCCAAGGCGGCCTACGGCTGGTCCCACGAGCCCTTCGAGGTGCCCGACGAGGTCTACGAGGCCACCAGCCAGGTCGAGCGCGGCAAGGTCGCCGAGGAGGCGTGGAACACCCTCTACGCCAGCTACGAGGAGGCACACCCCGACCTCGCAGAGGAGCTGGAGCGGGCGTTCGCCGGCGAGCTCGCCGAGGACTGGGACGCCGCGCTGCCCGAGTTCGACGACGGCCACAGCGAGGCCACCCGCTCCACGAGCGGTGCGGTCATCCAGCGCCTCGCGGCCACGGTCCCCGAGCTGGTCGGCGGCTCCG
The nucleotide sequence above comes from Euzebya pacifica. Encoded proteins:
- a CDS encoding class I adenylate-forming enzyme family protein; amino-acid sequence: MPSPALEPLAHLGTTVQAFVGRPASHDAVLRRAARRFGRRQAVVAPAGTLTYAELHAAVDSAATAVRSVADEGATIAVAMGHDLPLFLLPYVASRAGVTVLPLNTSLSPSAWRDQLDRARPEVVVADPDHIEAARTAAFGTDVAVVEAARAWTLDGTAAPESFEEADPDQTLALIATSGTTGVPKMSRVTTGGLIHAAMAYVHLLGLDGTDRSFVCLPLHYIGPLSAQTTTMPLVGGVNVIPAETTPHRAARAMATANITYVDAVPAWLGLLARSGDTAIPTWRTLIYGGAPMPQETASTLARRFPDLRLWDVWGLSETHGPATALRYDPSAPPMPGTVGRPIPGVEVRTDGDPGELLVRGANVTPGYADDAEVTDHVIVDGWLRTGDIGTVGPDGTVRLLDRAKDVIMRGGANVFSVEVEQLLASHPDVAEAAVFGVPDGLHDEAVFATVVMRSGSELDVMALRALVDDGIGRHAVPRRVTAVDVLPRNATGKIDKAALRAEALEGRRALHDPAPPR
- a CDS encoding beta-ketoacyl-[acyl-carrier-protein] synthase family protein; protein product: MSPAHVAITGLGAVSPHGVGTDALWDGLLAGRSCAAPITRFDASGHRVRFACEVPGDLSDRLPRRLQRQTDPFARYALIAAEEALVHAGLLTPDPQAVRHPVEGVDADRVAVVIASGAGGIDEITTQHQRLLADGPDRVRPYLSIAMPLNMAAGQVAMRHGLRGPASAVVSACASAADAIGTGLDLLRAGRADVAVVGGTEAAINPLLLAGFDAAGAMSRRNDDPAVASRPFDVDRDGFVAGEGAAVLVLETAEHATARGAAPIAWLAGYGASNDALDPSSPAPDGEGAVRAMRLALADAGLGPGDIDHVNAHATSTPVGDLAEATAMATVFGDHRPAVTAPKSSFGHLMGAAGAIEAVVTVQALHHGVVPATLNTVHQDPACMVDLVLGHPREGVLRAAMSSSFGFGGHNAVLVVTSAAHDLHERDR
- a CDS encoding ABC transporter ATP-binding protein; this encodes MVTTEHATPAPVDSAAPPAIEVTGLVKAYDDRRVVDQVDLAVPVGQVVALLGPNGAGKTTTVECIEGFRRPDAGTVRVLGLDPVRDRNTLTPKLGVMLQEGGVWQAATPREVLRLFARLHPDRWNPDDLIERLALGTVAGSKYRNLSGGEKQRLNLALALVGRPEVLILDEPTTGMDPEVRQQTWELIRGLRNEGTSVLLTTHFMQEAEVLADQVAIMARGRMLAEDSPAGLIATHAPPGIVVTTPDRIDAESLSDRLDGALVLADTADRWLVDAGERDPQSLLVGITTWFADNGRHLTSIATGGEGLEAAYLELTRQAFGEPATLPDGAGGGMPLEARR
- a CDS encoding ABC transporter permease; translated protein: MMGAVSRLSAQTVMELKLMLRNAENLIVTFGIPTGMLIFFSIIRVLPTPDDTEPVAFLAPGILALSVIGAAMVSLGIQTGFERFYLVLKRLGATPLRRWELIASKALAVLLTEIAQVVVVVGVALALGWRPQVDQLALAVPALLLGTSAFVGIGLSMAGRLRAVATLAATNALFLVLLVSSGIIFPLDRLPEVMQFGARLLPAAPLTDWLRAAFDGAQIPVASLIALPAWAVGAPILASRIFRWE
- a CDS encoding heme o synthase; this encodes MSSSTTTEVTGTSVGDVVRAYVALTKPRIVELLLVTTLPAMVVAADGLPSAGLVFVTLVGGTLGACSANAFNSIIEREADKLMARTRRRPMPNHRIEPRAAIVFSALLQVISFGMLWTWANLLTALLVLAANVFYVLVYTAYLKPRTVQNIVIGGAAGCVPVLAGWSAVTNDLSLVPWLMFAIVFLWTPPHFWALALRYKEDYAAASFPMLPVVAGTLETTRQIVGYTFIMVGFSLALGLVAGAGPLYMVIAMLLGIRFAQLTLRLHRVGLRAEEDEEVHGPAMAVFRFSIAYLGLLFFALAADVFV